The stretch of DNA CTCAGGATCAAGACCGCAGGCTAGATGTGACCCTCTTGATCAATGGTCTTCCCATGATTCAAATCGAGCTTAAAAGTCCCAGAGTTGCTTTTCTAGATGCCTTTCATCAAATCAAAAAGTATGATAGGGAAGGCAAGTTCCGTGGCATCTACTCTAGCTTACAGATGTTTGTTGTGACCAATAAAGTATACACACGCTATATCGCGGCAGCTAGAGAAAATAAACTCAACAAGCAATTTCTAACCAAGTGGGTGGATAAGGACAATTATCCTGTGACAAACTTGACTAGCTTTGCCCACGAAGTCCTTTCTATCCCTCGTGCTCATCAGATGGTCATGCAATACTCGGTCCTTGATGATAGTAAGAAGGCTCTCATCCTTCTGCGTCCCTACCAAATCCATGCTATTGAGGCTGTTCAGGAAGCTTCTCGCCGTCAGGAGTCTGGCTATATCTGGCATACGACAGGTTCAGGGAAGACCTTGACCTCCTATAAGGTAGCACGGAATCTCCTACAAATCCCTTCTATTCAAAAGACAATCTTTGTCGTTGACCGCAGGGACTTGGATCAACAGACCACTTCATCTTTTCTCTCTTATGCGACCAATGATGTCATTGATATTGATGAGACGGATAATACTCATGATTTGGTCAAGCGCTTAGGAAGTAATGATAAGCGTGTGGTGGTAACTACTATCCAGAAAATCATCACCATGATGCGTAAGTTTGAGCAAGGACTTTACCAGCGTGATGCTGACAAAATCAAGGGCCTTAGAGTGGCCTTTGTAGTGGATGAATGCCACCGTGCTGTGACGCCACAAACACAAAAAGATATTAAAGTCTTTTTCCCACAGTCGCTCTGGTATGGTTTTACAGGAACGCCCATCTTTAAGGAAAATAAACGCCAGCAGGTAGGTGACCTAGCTCAGACCACCCAGCAACAGTACGGAGACCGTCTCCATGAGTATACAGTTAAGGAAGCTATCCATGACGGCGCAGTTTTAGGCTTTAAGGTAGATTATCGCAATACCCTCATCACGGATAAATCCGAAAATGACCTACCAGATAACGTTTACGAGGATGAGGAACATATGCTGGAAGTCTTGGATGCCATTATCAATAAATCCCGTCAACAGCTAGGCTTCCAAAAGGGAGTTGGTAAGACCTACAATGCCATCATAACCGTTAAGTCTATCCCACAAGCCCAAGCCTACTATGACCTGCTCAAACGAGTCAAGGCTGGGGAGACGAGGGTCAAGGTATCGGAAAGGGTCAAGCAGGTCCTTCCTGACTTTCCAAAGGCGACTATCACCTACTCGGTCACAGAAAATGAAGAAGACTCAAGAGCCAACCAAGACCACATGAAGCAGGTCTTAGAGGACTATAACAAAGAGTTTGATACCCACTTTACCATGGCGGATCTTCGTGGCTTTAATACGGATGTCAATAACCGTCTAGCTCGAAAACAGGACAAATACCTCTATCGCAATGAACAGTTGGACTTGGTTATAGTGGTCAATCGTCTCTTAACAGGATTTGATGCCCCTTGTCTATCGACTCTCTTTATTGACCGCAAGCCCATGCAACCGCAGGACCTGATTCAAGCCTTTAGCCGAACCAACCGTATTTTTGACTCTAGTAAGACCTACGGTCATATCATCACCTTCCAAAAGCCTCTAGCCTTTAAGGAAGCAGTGGATAATGCCCTCAAGCTCTACTCAAATGGTGGTGAAAACGAGGTCCTAGCCCCAAGCTGGGAAGAGGAAAAGAGGAACTTTTTACGGAGTTGCAGTGATTTCCAAAATCTCATTACCGATGATCCTGAGCAAGGAATCCAAATCGAGCAAATCTCTACACCTGAGTTGAGAAAGCTCGCCAAGGCCTATCAAGTTTTTGATAAATATCTAGCCTCTATCCGCGTATATAAAGAGTATGATGAAGAAGAAATCTACGCCCAGACAGGACTAAGCGCAGAAGAATTGGAAACCTATCTTGGCTTCTATCAAAACATCCTAGCTGAATTAAAAAGCCGAAGAGATGATGGTGGTGAGGATGGGGAACCCCTTGATATTCACTATGAACTAGAGTCTATCCAAGTGGATGAGATCAACTATGCCTATATTCTAACCTTAATCCAAAACC from Streptococcus mitis encodes:
- a CDS encoding type I restriction endonuclease subunit R; protein product: MMQVKPELEIEKQLISQLVTGESQWTYRDDLKTEEQLWENFFEKLAQNNVALLADHPLTEQEKRQIKNQLNFVSYYDAAKWLVGENGIAKVEVQREDASLGTIRLSVIWRDSIAAGKSSYEVVNQVERDKINPQDQDRRLDVTLLINGLPMIQIELKSPRVAFLDAFHQIKKYDREGKFRGIYSSLQMFVVTNKVYTRYIAAARENKLNKQFLTKWVDKDNYPVTNLTSFAHEVLSIPRAHQMVMQYSVLDDSKKALILLRPYQIHAIEAVQEASRRQESGYIWHTTGSGKTLTSYKVARNLLQIPSIQKTIFVVDRRDLDQQTTSSFLSYATNDVIDIDETDNTHDLVKRLGSNDKRVVVTTIQKIITMMRKFEQGLYQRDADKIKGLRVAFVVDECHRAVTPQTQKDIKVFFPQSLWYGFTGTPIFKENKRQQVGDLAQTTQQQYGDRLHEYTVKEAIHDGAVLGFKVDYRNTLITDKSENDLPDNVYEDEEHMLEVLDAIINKSRQQLGFQKGVGKTYNAIITVKSIPQAQAYYDLLKRVKAGETRVKVSERVKQVLPDFPKATITYSVTENEEDSRANQDHMKQVLEDYNKEFDTHFTMADLRGFNTDVNNRLARKQDKYLYRNEQLDLVIVVNRLLTGFDAPCLSTLFIDRKPMQPQDLIQAFSRTNRIFDSSKTYGHIITFQKPLAFKEAVDNALKLYSNGGENEVLAPSWEEEKRNFLRSCSDFQNLITDDPEQGIQIEQISTPELRKLAKAYQVFDKYLASIRVYKEYDEEEIYAQTGLSAEELETYLGFYQNILAELKSRRDDGGEDGEPLDIHYELESIQVDEINYAYILTLIQNLIEQGQSQEKNLSAQDREAVDSYIESLEKTNPNLAQIITELWKEVQDKPESYRGQSIANILDQMIEAVIQQHIHVFSKRWYVGEDELRYYVEHYRKGAKKQLGESQLTKSQRYQDYKIEVADALNPLLYKKQIKEACKQLVEEVIEPLRVGR